A window of Centroberyx gerrardi isolate f3 chromosome 19, fCenGer3.hap1.cur.20231027, whole genome shotgun sequence genomic DNA:
CCTATATTCTCTTTAGGGCAGTAAACTACTTTTTAATTGCAGAGAAATTTAGATTCACATGGTCCACGCCCCACCTCCAGCTGCTAGTTGATGCATTAATAGGCCAGCAGAGTGTGTCACCATGCGAGTTGCTGGAACTGTTCCTGCACCGATATCAGAACGAGAGCGTTTGTTGCACTTGGCGAATAAAGTGACCGATTAAGTAACATACAGTCTGACGTTTTACAGTGCACTATCCATCTGTAATTAAAAGCAAATAAGGGGGTGCATGCATATTTAGTCATAAGTGTTTGGCTGGATATTATCAAGGGAGTAGTGGAATTAACCAGAATCCATGCCAGAGTGAAAGGTGGTATCGCTCAGTAATATGGCTGTTAATTGGACCAGGCCTGAAATGTTCAGTTCAGCTCGGGGCGACTGGTGTAGAATTGGCATGCTGAGAAGCTGTAAGTGTATAGGATTAGTATAGGCCTAACCAGTCTGTGTTGCCGTAATTGGCTGCCTACACTTGATGGCGTGTGACTGTTCCACTCTACTGAATACAGCCCTTGTGTTGGTAGGGGGTAGgggttttgtttccatggttatGCCAGCCTACTGTCCAACGGTGCTGTGTTATTAGCGTTGTAGCCAGAGCCACGCTGGCGAAATGGGCAGTAAAATCCGTGCAAGTGTTTGTTGCCCTTCTGTAGAAATGCATTTCCCAGGTGGCCTTGCAGATTTGTAGGCAGGATTAAGGTTACATGTTGCTGTGGTAACGGTTGCTGAATAAGATTAGGTAGTCCCCTCTGTAAGACAACAGAATGGTAAGTCAGGTCACATAGTACTTTACATCTAGCGGTGTGTCTTCGGGCAGAAAGCTTTTTTGTCGGCCCATAATGGCGAATGAATCCCAAAATATTTTGCTAACCAGCTGGATTTTTGTAATAGGATAAAACCTCCGAAAGATGTCTGGTTTCATGCCAAAGTGGTTGGTAAAGTTGCCAAACACCAACAGCCAAATTTGCTTTTGGTTTGCTTTAATTACTCCCTCttcttgtgtttgtttgagcCGTTTCTCAGTATCAGGAAGTAATCATCCTTCCTTCTTAACAACAGTGCCTCCATTCATGAAAGACCATGCCCACTGGGAGAGATGCGTTATCAGGGGCATTAAAACACATGGCAAGCCAACTGGAGCTGAGAGGTCATCAGGTTGTTATGATGCAATGGTGCGAACTCTAGTCTGCTGCTCTGAACCAGCGCAGCCACATTCCAGGTTATGGAGCAGTGATGAAGCTTTCAAGGCCAATGCCACTGGCAGCTCCTGACTCAGGCATTCCTGTATAGATATaggtctctctcactctccagtGGGAAACTACCTCTTCAATCTACATGTTGCAGTGGCTGGTAAACTGCCACTTTTACTGTTAATTGGCCATATGGATTTTTACAACACCGTAGGACCTTCACATGACAGTTTGGAGATCATCAGCCTGGCAGAGTGGCTGGTATAGTAGACCAGAGATGTATGTTTGCACATACTCTGTGCAAACATATTGGAGCTTGCTTGTAGCTTGTCTGCTATGTTATGGGTATTTCCCTAGAAATACTCCAGTCATTACTGTAACATGGCAGCTGAAACCCCACCCACAATCCTTTTGGGAGAGCAGTTTCTCTGACGAGGAAGTGGGGGTGGGGTTTCTGCCTGTGTCAtcgggagagagaggaggagacggcaTTCTTGCCCATTCTCCACAGTTTGTGGGAGCGCTGATTTGGCAGAAGTGCATCCCAACTCAGACTGATGAGTGCTCACTAGGTAATGTGTGGAACGTGTGACCGACCCAAGCAGCTATGCGTGCCAAGTGGAGGGGATTTACTGTAGGCTTTTGAGTGTGGTAGGACAAGCGGGATTAAGTTAATTTATTTGATaggataaaatacaatatatataccAACAAGCACACAGCATTATAATAATCAGGATGACACAATGCAATCATAACTAATTTCCGTATTAATCCCAGGATTTGTTGGGCTGGCAAGCAGGCAAAAATATCACTGCTTACACAGAGCTATGGTGAATCAAAACAGTGCATCTGTCTATGCTTGTATGTGTAATTGTCTGTAGAGAATGTAATGCTAATGTGACGGCCTCATAGTTACAGCTGTGTGCTCTACCACTAGCAGCACTAATAACACAGCTTGATGAACCTGAGACACCAGGATAAGTTTATGGTAGTGCTAGATATGAGAACAAGAGAATACAACAACAATCTACAATGCCTGTAGATCTTTAAATTTCATGAAATTGAGAGCTCTCTGTTCAGCAGGTATGCTGGAGAGTTAATATTGTTGTTAGTCTCTTACCACATGCCACTCGCAGCATGTTACTTGCATGTAACAATACTTCtttactttcttcttctttaactTCTGAccagttctctctctgctctctacaGCTCCCTAGTTGGGGTGGAGATTGGCATGACGGGAGTCTCCGCGATGGACCAGGGTTCTGGCACGGCGGGGAAACGTATCCGCAAACCCTCACTGCTTTACGAGGGCTTCGAGAGCCCAGGGCTGCCCCCCCTCGGCCACATGAACACCTCAGGACCCCCACAGCCGCCGGTGAGGGACCCCAGCCGACAGGGGAGGATGACCAACCAGCTCCAGTTCCTACAGAAAGCCTTGCTCAAGTCCCTGTGGAGGCACCACTTCGCCTGGCCCTTCCATGAACCCGTAGACGCTGCCAAGCTCAACCTGCCTGTGAGTGTCGCTGCCCAGGCTGACCAGAAACTAAACTCTAAGGCTAATAAATACAATGATAACAATAGGCAGCACGCTACATATCAGCTGCATCCATTTCTTGGTGTTCCATGGATATTTTAACCCAACGACCAGTTACCACTGGTTGCTTGCCTAATATATTTCAACCCAGAGGCCAATTAGCTCTTCTTCTAGCAGCAATGTCTTTTAAGTCAACAAAAACTCACCTCAGAAATAGAGTGTTTCTAGAAGGAACTTCCTTCTTTCTAGAAACAATCCTGCTGCTCACTCAATTAAAACAATACTAGATACCACCTAATTCAACTTGACTCAGCAGTGTGTCTCACTGTGCCTCCAGGGTAGGAGGAGAGACAACATGACTATGTTAATTGTTAGACTGACTGAGTTTTTACCCCAAAGGCTGTGTTAAGCTAATTCCTGTCAGAGTGTAGCTGGTACAGCTAAAAAGAGATGGACTCATCTGGACAACTGGAATAACTATTACACAACACTAAGTCCCCTAAAGCCTGCTATGAGTCCTGTTCAAGAGGTTGTGAAAGCTGAAATGGCACACCAGTGTTAAATTACTGCCGTGTTTACAAATGACAAGGATGCTCATTGGATCAAACCAGCTAGATTAATAAGATAACTAATAAGATAATTTTGTGCAACTGTACATTACTTTATGGACGACCAAGACCCTTCTAAGTTATGTTAAGTAAGTGTTACTAAGTTACACATAGTGCAACCAAATTTAGTAGCTGACTAGTTACAAACTATCTTTGCCTCTAGTAGAAGCTTTACACCCTAACTTAAGGAAGAAGTTAGGAATAGCCGGTGCAGCTCTGTCCTGATGCATAAAGTTAAATTAATCACAGTCAGGCTTTCTTAGAGATTGCAGCCACGGGACTCTCTTTGAAGTGTTTTCTATCCCagtttaaaataatttaatgtcCCTTCCAATTCAGCTTTGCtcttaataaataaaagtaaattagAAGACATAAAATGACCTCTTTGTCCCCCTGtacataaaaagaaaacaatagacttgcatttttccaaaatttcatcattttagatttttctgtGGAATCCTCAGCCTCATTTCTTTTGCAGAGGTTCCCATTTTTGGGTTTCCTGCCTTGTTTCATGCCCTCTTATCCTCATTACATCACCGAAAAATTTAATCTACTCAGTGGCCAACAGAAGACTGTGGCTTTACtggatgcagaaaaaaaatgtttgcatgtTCCATTCTAAAACTCTACTTGGCCACTGTTTCCTACCCTGAgaatgtctctgtctccctccaggACTATCATAAGATCATCAAACAGCCCATGGACATGGGGACCATTAAGAAGAGACTAGAGAATAACTACTACCGCAGTGCCAGCGAATGCATGCAGGACTTTAACACCATGTTCACCAACTGCTACATCTACAACAaggtaagactgtgtgtgtgtgtgtgtgtgcttgagttaATGCACTGCTCACCAACTGCTATGTCCTTAGCAAGGTAAgagggtgtgcgtgtgtgtctgagaaagagagagagagagcgcgcgaGTGAAAGCCTGAGACAACCTGGCAAGATACTGTTTCATGCCAGCTGCCACTGCCACTGCCTGGACATGTGGCAAACATGCTGCTTTTTGTATTCACAACACAGGCTGCAAAACCTAATATAATTCAAATCCCTGGGGAATAATTTCATGCATGTGGCAGCTGTTTTTCCGTTGCAGGAACGTTTCAGTTTTAGATGTAAGGAAAGCGAATCTGCCCCtttgtgaaatgtaaacaaGAATTGGAGACACTGCTGTAGATATCCACATCATTTAATGGCAAATATGTTTTATTCTAACTTATTGAAAAGTAATCAATTTGTTGATGTTAATATAATCCATTAGGTGATGGCAGggtgttttaaaatgtgtttagaaataTGTGCAAGTGATAAGTTGACTTTCATGGCATGTAAGAGTTCAACTTTCAACGCCTTTTTGTCCTGACTCGCTTCCCCCTCCGCAGCCTACAGACGACATAGTGCTGATGGCCCAGTCTCTGGAGAAGGCCTTCCTGCAGAAAGTGGCTCAGATGCCCCAGGAAGAGATAGAGCTGCCCCCTCCGCCTCCGCGGGGCAAACCGGGAAAACCTGGCAGGAAAGGCCGGGGCAGTACAGGTGAGCACCGACACAGGCATTCAGACACAGACCACCATGCAGATGTATTCCATAATCACCATActtacataaaaacacatacagatacatgtacttgcacatacacatgtttgtgtgtggacacaaacacacgcacatcagTAAATGTCTTTTCATTGTATCATATtcacctttctctttctctcaatctaccctccctctgtctccctccctccctctgcctcccagtCTCTGGAGGAGTGACGACGGCCCACCAGGTCCCAGCTGTCTCCCAGTCGGCGTACTCCCCTCCCACCCCGGAAACCCCCGACTCCCTCCTGTCCACTCCCCCGCAGACGCTCCTGACCAAGAGCCTGCCCCCCACCCTGCCTACTGCACAGAGCACCCCAGCTGTCATGGGTCTGCCTCCCACACAGCCCACTGCAAAGGTAATAGTTGACAGGGTTCCTATGGAGGTCTGGAAAAACATAGAAGTTGAATTTTGATTTGTCCAAGTTTTTGGATCTAGACAGAAAGTGTGTTAAAGTATGGGACAAAAGTTTTCTGATAAACATATGACTACATATTTTATGCAGTTGTAGACTCAGTCATTCATCTTCGTGGtggtgaagaataatcttcagttCTCGAGCGATAAGGCCTTGTCCAGGGATTTCCAAAGTGAGTCATAGGGACCaacaggggtccttgagggggtttcagCAGGTCCCCAGCAGAATGAGGGTTTAATGagtttaatttcacttctttGAACTGACAGAACGTGTAAGAATGGGTGTTTTGTTTGcaggtttcagtgtttctgctgttATCACCCCACCTACGGTATAGACAGTTATAATTCTGTACCAAGTCATATctgacagcaacaaaaaaaacatttatcagATGGGGTTGCTTGGGACAAAACCTTAGCAAATGGAAGTTCTTGGTCTAATACACGTCAGATAGGGGATCTTGTACATGAAAATCATTGTCAGCCACTGTCAGCATACATCATTCCAAACACCAGCCAAAATCTCTTTAGATGCTCTGTGCATCTATACTGAAAGGCCTCGAGAGCCATTCCATTACTTTCATACACTATGTATATTGCATCTATAGAGCAACAAGTACATTGTAGAGAAGAAAATGCATCATTCACACCAAATAAGTATTCGTTGGTGTAGAGAATAATTAAAGATATGAACATAATGGAAGTTTAaggttgtttgttgtttggtagtattttgaataaaaatgaatcaaagcCCATGGACTaagcgtgtgtgtttctccctgctcctttcttcccccttcctctctccaacCACAGAAAAAGGGTGTGAAGCGGAAAGCGgacaccaccacccccaccaccatgGCCATGCCCATGCCCATCATGGGCACCATGGGTGTCGGCGGCATCAGCTTGGGGATGGGCGTCGGTCACGACTCCCCGCTCACCCTCACCTCTCTGGGGGTGGACCACAGCTCCGGCCTGGGGATGAACCAGGGCCTCGGACTCGGCCAGGGCATGGGGATGGGCATGGGCCGCGGAGGGGGCATGATGGGTACCAAAACTCCAACGGGGGGTAGGAGGGGGGTGAGCGGGCGCCCCATCAAGCCTCCTAAGAAGGACTTACCGGATTCCATGCTGCCACAGCCGGTGAGACGCAGCAAGCTGAGCCCCCAGCTGCGCTACTGCAACGGGGTCCTGAAGGAGCTGCTGTCCAAGAAGCACGCAGCGTACGCCTGGCCCTTCTACAAGCCCGTCGACGCCTCGTCGCTCGGTCTCCACGACTACCACGACATCATTAAGCAGCCCATGGACCTCAGCTCCATCAAGGTACATGTCttggacacatacacacgcgcacacacactgcagagcaaGGCGATGCTCTCCTCTGTGTTCAGTTCTGCCCTGGAATGCAGTTATCTTAGCAGGTGCAGAATGGAAGCAGGGCAACATGTGCCACGGCAACAGCGCCTTTTCACTAATGTGAAAATAGCTTTAAATCATGAAGCTAGTCTTCTAGTTATTCCCCTTTGGGTGCTACAAAAACAGACTTGATGTGTTTTGCAATTGTGTATTTTGGTGTTCTGAGATAAATGGACAAATGTGATAATAGCCTTATTTTGTTTATCAGAAGCTCATTGGTACAATGTTtctgtgaatgaaaaaaaagtatGAGAAACAATTATGATGATTTGACAGTTTAGAAATtggacaaaaaaatgaaaatactgtTCCAGATACATGTATGACTATGACTATGACTTTATATGTAGCTGTATACCCACTGTTGTTTCAGATATATTTATTGTTGGGAAAGAATAAGCGTCAGCTGATGTGGCCTAGCTGTCATATTGCCTAGCCACTATGGGCATCGTGTTGAACACAGACCAAAATCTCTTGTAATCcaatccagtcaagaaattaaggtctggaaaaagtaaaatTCGAAGCATTGAAACCAGTATTAAAAAATTCCAGTGATTCCAAACCTTACACAGTGGCGAGCAGATACATTTGGAGAGTTTGTAAACACAGTACAAGTCTAaaatctcttcttctcctctctcttcttgtctGCAGAGGAAGATGGACAGCAGAGAGTATCGTGAGGCCCAGCAGTTCTCTGCAGACGTCAGACTGATGTTCTCCAACTGCTACAAGTACAACCCCCCTGATCATGATGTGGTGGCCATGGCCAGGAAACTACAGGTAACTACTCTTTTTCCATTGATAtgatttatcatttttttttaaggatttattttttacatatatCCAACTCACAGTTTTGCTATTGGTTTCTCCTCATTCCCCAAAACCCCCTCTGCCACAAATCACCATGCTGTTTTTCACACTCCTGTTTTCTCTTTACAGGATGTCTTTGAGTTCTGCTTTGCTAAGATGCCAGACGAGCCGCCGGCGCCCCctagctcctcctcttcctcctcctcctcctcttcctcgtcggAGAGTGAGGTCAGCAGCGAAAGCGAGGAGAGTGAGAGCAGCCCCAGCTCCGactctgaggaggagagggcaaaCCGCCTGGCAGAGCTGCAGGAACAGGTGTGTACACGGCTgtacccgcacacacacacacacacacacacacacacacacacacacacacgattcagacggacacacacatacatcaggGTACTTTTTCACCAGCAAAAACTAATTCATGAGCCaaatcagaaacagaaaacagcccCCAATTTAGTGTTTCCCATGCATACACCTGAATCACACTAGGATTGCATAAACTCATAACATGATGCATTAATTTTGCtatctcttttcctcctttttctgttttcctttccacctctctctctctctctctctctgcctccctccagcTGAAAGCCGTACACGAGCAGCTCACCGCCCTCTCCCAGGGTCCCATCGTCAaacccaagaagaagaaagagaagaaagacaagaaaaagaagaaaaagccagagaaagagaagcatcGGAGGATAGAGGAGGAGCCGGCGCCAATTCGGCCGGCCAAGGCCCCCAAAATCACCAAGACGCCCAAAGCCAAGAGCAACAAGGCAGTGGCGACGCCTGCCATACAGGGCAAGAAGACACCGGGCAGGAAGAACAACAAGAGCAAGTGAGTGGTGACACCTGCTGGACACGGGTGGAATTGCTGCTATATATGATGCATAGTGTATTTTCTAGGCCATGTGGTGgttgcttttatccagagtacCACAGGTGCATCTTCACCCCAGTGGAAATGGAACCCAAACTCTGGCAGTGTTAGAGCCTTGCTCTATCCATTGAGCTATCAGACAGAGTTTTGGGCTTGTTGTTAACATCttgcaatgttttgtttttacaaactCCTTGTCTTGACAAACAGGAAATTGTTATTCTAGTTATCTAGTTATGTAGCTAAAGTTGCACatggcaactttgcacattggcaactctaaatggcagtgagaggtaactttGTAAATTTGTACCTCTGTACCCAGAAAGCCTgtaaggtgaggtcagtaaactgcacacagcttgctcatgtttaccaacccgaccggtctgtgatgctttataccaaaggaaagcaaagagacgagagaggaaaaagatctaagagtgagtccagttttctctggacggagcgctgctcactgctgttttgctcttaagttttgaatcgtcacttcctgtgggtggagaagtgtccatagccaacaccagaatttaatttggttaATATAGTGAATCTATAGCAtctcaattagaggggatgggatgctcttttTTTTGCAACCTCACTTTGTGattaggctgataagactgTGTATttctacagaaaaaaaaatagaaatagctATTTGAGATTTTGGATATctccaaaaaaaatccaaaattcCCTCTTTATTCCTCTTGTAACAAtctccatccccctcccctcctctcttccatcaGATCCAAGAAGGGCGCCGTGACGTTGAACATGCAGCGCGTGGACCCCGCCGCCATGCTGCCTCACTACGACtcggacgaggaggaggagacggcgCCCATGTCGTACGACGAGAAGCGCCAGCTCAGCCTGGACATCAACAAGCTGCCGGGGGAGAAGCTGGGCCGCGTCGTCTACATCATCCAGGCCCGCGAGCCCTCGCTCCGAGACACCAACCCCGAGGAGATCGAGATCGACTTCGAGACGCTGAAGCCGTCGACGCTACGGGAGCTGGAGAGATACGTCATGACGTGTCTGAGGAAGAAACCCCGTAAGCCGTACAGTGAGTAGAGTGAGGTGGAGGATAGACGTGGTAGTGTCGCTGCTGTTtcagggaaaaaacacactccTGTTAACCCATTttatagtttaaaaaaatacatatatgcTTGATAATATGCTTTCTTGATGATGATTTCTCTCTGACAACAGCAGTATGTCATATGCTGGACACTACCATACTATGAATGTGGGTAATAAATTTAGAACCTTGCTACACAAAATCCTCCTCATGCAGTTAGTACAAGTTAAATAAGATGCTAAATTGTAGCTTTGAGACATTCAGTGTAGTCCATCAGCTATAGATCTATGACCACGTAATGCAGTATACCTCCACCTAACTCAggtcctctcttctctgtgcaTGTAGCGAGTAAGAAGGGCGGCGCTGGCAAATCACGTGAAGAGCTGGCTCTGGAGAagcagctggagctggagagaaGGCTGCTGGACGTCAGCGGACAGCTCAACTCCGGAAAGAAGCCTCCTAAGGCCAAACGTAAGTCCTCCATACTGCTGTCTATAGGAATACAGTGTTATGGGTCCTGCGCAACTCTGGAAAAATCATCTTCATAATTTCCTGTTCTTAAAAGATTGGGGAGAAACACCAAAAATCAAGTGAAAATTAGGAAAAAACACCACATTGCAAATCTCTTGCCTCTGAGAGTCTGTGTATACCGCCAGGTATTTGTCTGGTGATGTTAACTAACCTGAAGTCAAAGGTGTAAAACAAAGAGGGTTAAGTAGTTGGTAGAAGCTGAGGTCTGGgatttaaaaatggaaaatatgta
This region includes:
- the brd2a gene encoding bromodomain-containing protein 2a isoform X1 gives rise to the protein MDMALNPPLDSSLVGVEIGMTGVSAMDQGSGTAGKRIRKPSLLYEGFESPGLPPLGHMNTSGPPQPPVRDPSRQGRMTNQLQFLQKALLKSLWRHHFAWPFHEPVDAAKLNLPDYHKIIKQPMDMGTIKKRLENNYYRSASECMQDFNTMFTNCYIYNKPTDDIVLMAQSLEKAFLQKVAQMPQEEIELPPPPPRGKPGKPGRKGRGSTVSGGVTTAHQVPAVSQSAYSPPTPETPDSLLSTPPQTLLTKSLPPTLPTAQSTPAVMGLPPTQPTAKKKGVKRKADTTTPTTMAMPMPIMGTMGVGGISLGMGVGHDSPLTLTSLGVDHSSGLGMNQGLGLGQGMGMGMGRGGGMMGTKTPTGGRRGVSGRPIKPPKKDLPDSMLPQPVRRSKLSPQLRYCNGVLKELLSKKHAAYAWPFYKPVDASSLGLHDYHDIIKQPMDLSSIKRKMDSREYREAQQFSADVRLMFSNCYKYNPPDHDVVAMARKLQDVFEFCFAKMPDEPPAPPSSSSSSSSSSSSSESEVSSESEESESSPSSDSEEERANRLAELQEQLKAVHEQLTALSQGPIVKPKKKKEKKDKKKKKKPEKEKHRRIEEEPAPIRPAKAPKITKTPKAKSNKAVATPAIQGKKTPGRKNNKSKSKKGAVTLNMQRVDPAAMLPHYDSDEEEETAPMSYDEKRQLSLDINKLPGEKLGRVVYIIQAREPSLRDTNPEEIEIDFETLKPSTLRELERYVMTCLRKKPRKPYTSKKGGAGKSREELALEKQLELERRLLDVSGQLNSGKKPPKAKPEKPTAAEPHAQPSRLSASSSSSDSSSSSSSSSSSDTSDSDSG
- the brd2a gene encoding bromodomain-containing protein 2a isoform X2 gives rise to the protein MDMALNPPLDSSLVGVEIGMTGVSAMDQGSGTAGKRIRKPSLLYEGFESPGLPPLGHMNTSGPPQPPVRDPSRQGRMTNQLQFLQKALLKSLWRHHFAWPFHEPVDAAKLNLPDYHKIIKQPMDMGTIKKRLENNYYRSASECMQDFNTMFTNCYIYNKPTDDIVLMAQSLEKAFLQKVAQMPQEEIELPPPPPRGKPGKPGRKGRGSTVSGGVTTAHQVPAVSQSAYSPPTPETPDSLLSTPPQTLLTKSLPPTLPTAQSTPAVMGLPPTQPTAKKKGVKRKADTTTPTTMAMPMPIMGTMGVGGISLGMGVGHDSPLTLTSLGVDHSSGLGMNQGLGLGQGMGMGMGRGGGMMGTKTPTGGRRGVSGRPIKPPKKDLPDSMLPQPVRRSKLSPQLRYCNGVLKELLSKKHAAYAWPFYKPVDASSLGLHDYHDIIKQPMDLSSIKRKMDSREYREAQQFSADVRLMFSNCYKYNPPDHDVVAMARKLQDVFEFCFAKMPDEPPAPPSSSSSSSSSSSSSESEVSSESEESESSPSSDSEEERANRLAELQEQLKAVHEQLTALSQGPIVKPKKKKEKKDKKKKKKPEKEKHRRIEEEPAPIRPAKAPKITKTPKAKSNKAVATPAIQGKKTPGRKNNKSKSKKGAVTLNMQRVDPAAMLPHYDSDEEEETAPMSYDEKRQLSLDINKLPGEKLGRVVYIIQAREPSLRDTNPEEIEIDFETLKPSTLRELERYVMTCLRKKPRKPYTSKKGGAGKSREELALEKQLELERRLLDVSGQLNSGKKPPKAKQKPTAAEPHAQPSRLSASSSSSDSSSSSSSSSSSDTSDSDSG
- the brd2a gene encoding bromodomain-containing protein 2a isoform X3, with the translated sequence MDMALNPPLDSSLVGVEIGMTGVSAMDQGSGTAGKRIRKPSLLYEGFESPGLPPLGHMNTSGPPQPPVRDPSRQGRMTNQLQFLQKALLKSLWRHHFAWPFHEPVDAAKLNLPDYHKIIKQPMDMGTIKKRLENNYYRSASECMQDFNTMFTNCYIYNKPTDDIVLMAQSLEKAFLQKVAQMPQEEIELPPPPPRGKPGKPGRKGRGSTVSGGVTTAHQVPAVSQSAYSPPTPETPDSLLSTPPQTLLTKSLPPTLPTAQSTPAVMGLPPTQPTAKKKGVKRKADTTTPTTMAMPMPIMGTMGVGGISLGMGVGHDSPLTLTSLGVDHSSGLGMNQGLGLGQGMGMGMGRGGGMMGTKTPTGGRRGVSGRPIKPPKKDLPDSMLPQPVRRSKLSPQLRYCNGVLKELLSKKHAAYAWPFYKPVDASSLGLHDYHDIIKQPMDLSSIKRKMDSREYREAQQFSADVRLMFSNCYKYNPPDHDVVAMARKLQDVFEFCFAKMPDEPPAPPSSSSSSSSSSSSSESEVSSESEESESSPSSDSEEERANRLAELQEQLKAVHEQLTALSQGPIVKPKKKKEKKDKKKKKKPEKEKHRRIEEEPAPIRPAKAPKITKTPKAKSNKAVATPAIQGKKTPGRKNNKSKSKKGAVTLNMQRVDPAAMLPHYDSDEEEETAPMSYDEKRQLSLDINKLPGEKLGRVVYIIQAREPSLRDTNPEEIEIDFETLKPSTLRELERYVMTCLRKKPPSKKGGAGKSREELALEKQLELERRLLDVSGQLNSGKKPPKAKPEKPTAAEPHAQPSRLSASSSSSDSSSSSSSSSSSDTSDSDSG